One Leifsonia shinshuensis DNA window includes the following coding sequences:
- a CDS encoding carbohydrate kinase family protein, protein MHHRLSRPGALLFTGDVFCDLIFTGADVPVLGQETYADRFGIAVGGSAIRAVAAARLGADSRLVATMGDDVIGTHIHALLRAEPNLDLDELQTVRGYQSPVSVAISGPHDRGFLTYVEEHSVAVPQRRDDVAAAHLDVSDAALPWAVEMREAGTVLVGGVGWDASGEWSSGLLAELDRVDVFIPNHDEAVAYTRTTDPVSAARALADHVGLAVVTRGAAGVIAVDSANGEEAEVPGIPVAAVDPTGAGDVFTAALMTSLGEEWTLAERLRFATATAAYSVTGLGGGASAPTPRELIGFVERHAADSEWAFLHDWSRRAPLQQTTGTER, encoded by the coding sequence TTGCATCACCGTCTGTCCCGACCTGGGGCCCTGCTCTTCACCGGGGATGTGTTCTGCGACCTGATCTTCACGGGCGCCGACGTCCCGGTCCTCGGGCAGGAGACATACGCGGACCGCTTCGGGATCGCCGTGGGCGGCTCGGCGATCCGGGCGGTGGCGGCGGCGCGGCTCGGCGCGGACTCCCGTCTCGTCGCCACCATGGGAGACGACGTCATCGGTACGCACATCCACGCGCTCCTCCGCGCGGAGCCGAACCTCGACCTCGACGAGCTCCAGACCGTCCGCGGCTACCAGAGCCCGGTCAGCGTGGCGATCTCCGGTCCGCACGACCGCGGCTTCCTCACCTACGTGGAGGAGCACTCCGTCGCCGTCCCGCAGCGACGCGACGATGTCGCTGCCGCGCACCTGGACGTGTCCGACGCCGCCCTCCCGTGGGCCGTCGAGATGCGCGAGGCGGGCACCGTGCTCGTCGGCGGGGTCGGCTGGGACGCGAGCGGCGAATGGTCCAGCGGGCTGCTCGCCGAACTCGACCGCGTGGACGTCTTCATCCCGAACCACGACGAGGCGGTCGCGTACACCCGCACGACCGACCCGGTGTCCGCGGCCCGCGCTCTGGCGGACCACGTCGGCCTCGCGGTCGTCACGCGCGGCGCGGCGGGCGTCATCGCCGTCGACTCGGCGAATGGAGAGGAGGCCGAGGTTCCCGGCATCCCCGTCGCCGCGGTCGACCCGACCGGCGCCGGCGATGTCTTCACGGCCGCCCTCATGACCTCCCTCGGCGAGGAGTGGACCCTCGCCGAACGACTTCGCTTCGCCACGGCCACCGCCGCCTATTCGGTGACCGGCCTGGGCGGGGGCGCGAGCGCCCCGACTCCTCGCGAGCTCATCGGCTTCGTCGAACGACACGCCGCGGACTCCGAATGGGCCTTCCTCCACGACTGGAGCCGGCGAGCGCCGCTCCAGCAGACAACGGGAACAGAAAGGTAA
- a CDS encoding DeoR/GlpR family DNA-binding transcription regulator, producing the protein MIVSERRQRILNELRASGTASVPELAETLGVSPSTIRRDLEILDRNGELTRSYGGAVLRSGMTVQEGTESPETPYDDSADIDLKVRLAKAALAYVQDGSVVLLDIGTTTPFLARMLRGRDITVVTSNLAVFDELRNDSAVRVVLLGGVLRRNMRTLVGSLTVASLQQITADVMFLSCTGVRAGGAIVDDMAVETPLKQAMIAASDKVVLLASEAKFPGTGALRVCALSDVDVLVTTDGAPVEAIELCRASGGEVVIA; encoded by the coding sequence ATGATCGTGAGTGAACGGCGCCAGCGCATCCTGAACGAGCTGCGGGCCAGCGGGACCGCCAGCGTCCCCGAGCTGGCCGAGACGCTCGGCGTCAGCCCGTCGACGATCCGCCGCGACCTCGAGATCCTCGACCGAAACGGGGAGCTCACGCGCAGCTACGGCGGCGCCGTCCTCCGCTCGGGCATGACGGTCCAGGAGGGCACGGAGTCTCCCGAGACGCCCTACGACGACAGTGCCGACATCGACCTGAAGGTCCGGCTGGCCAAGGCCGCGCTCGCGTACGTGCAGGACGGCAGCGTCGTCCTGCTGGACATCGGAACGACGACACCGTTCCTCGCCCGGATGCTGCGCGGACGGGACATCACGGTCGTCACCTCGAATCTCGCGGTCTTCGACGAGCTGCGCAACGACAGCGCCGTACGGGTCGTTCTGCTCGGCGGGGTGCTCCGCCGCAACATGCGCACGCTGGTCGGCTCGCTCACCGTGGCGTCCCTCCAGCAGATCACGGCCGACGTCATGTTCCTCTCCTGCACCGGCGTCCGGGCGGGAGGAGCGATCGTCGACGACATGGCCGTCGAGACGCCGCTCAAGCAGGCGATGATCGCGGCGAGCGACAAGGTCGTCCTGCTCGCCAGCGAAGCCAAGTTCCCCGGGACGGGCGCGCTCCGCGTGTGCGCGCTCTCCGACGTCGACGTGCTCGTCACCACCGACGGCGCCCCGGTCGAAGCCATCGAATTGTGCCGCGCCAGCGGCGGAGAGGTCGTGATCGCGTGA
- a CDS encoding carbohydrate ABC transporter permease, which yields MAQTLIATATDAPRTRARRRWQPAAYLYVAPSVLVLAAFIVVPLLQTFQYSFYDWNGIGASTWAGLKNYAAVFTDVQLRDAFLHVSVLLLFYAALPVVLGLALTIVLSHANRLRGMGFFRTVLFLPQVIASVVVGTIWVSIYAPHGLLNQVLAAVGLGELARAWLGDYTFALIAIGFIGTWVNTGLCLVLFLGGVQNIEPAVFEAARIDGAGPLREFFGVTLPALRGQLAIALTLTVTATLKSFDIVYITTQGGPGTSTTVPAFEAFNRAFNTGQVGSAAAVAIALTVLIMVISWLITRLQPKENA from the coding sequence ATGGCTCAGACCCTCATCGCGACTGCCACCGACGCCCCGCGCACCCGCGCGCGGCGCCGGTGGCAGCCGGCCGCCTACCTGTATGTCGCGCCGTCCGTGCTCGTGCTGGCCGCGTTCATCGTCGTCCCGCTCCTGCAGACGTTCCAGTACTCCTTCTACGACTGGAACGGCATCGGAGCGTCGACCTGGGCGGGGCTGAAGAACTACGCGGCCGTCTTCACGGACGTCCAGCTGCGCGACGCCTTCCTGCACGTGTCCGTGCTGCTCCTCTTCTACGCGGCCCTGCCGGTCGTCCTCGGCCTCGCCCTGACGATCGTGCTCTCGCACGCCAACCGGCTCCGCGGGATGGGCTTCTTCCGCACGGTGCTGTTCCTCCCGCAGGTGATCGCGTCGGTGGTGGTCGGCACCATCTGGGTCTCGATCTACGCCCCGCACGGCCTGCTCAACCAGGTGCTCGCAGCGGTGGGGCTCGGCGAGCTGGCGCGTGCCTGGCTCGGCGACTACACCTTCGCGCTGATCGCGATCGGCTTCATCGGGACGTGGGTGAACACCGGGCTGTGCCTGGTGCTCTTCCTCGGCGGCGTGCAGAACATCGAGCCCGCCGTCTTCGAGGCCGCGCGGATCGACGGCGCCGGACCGCTGCGCGAGTTCTTCGGGGTGACCCTGCCCGCGCTGCGCGGTCAGCTCGCCATCGCGCTCACGCTGACGGTGACGGCGACCCTGAAGTCGTTCGACATCGTCTACATCACGACGCAGGGCGGCCCGGGCACCAGCACGACGGTGCCGGCGTTCGAGGCGTTCAATCGGGCCTTCAACACCGGCCAGGTCGGCTCGGCTGCGGCCGTCGCGATCGCCTTGACCGTTCTGATCATGGTGATCTCGTGGCTGATCACCCGTCTGCAGCCGAAGGAGAACGCATGA
- a CDS encoding extracellular solute-binding protein, with translation MKKQFTAIAVGALTAATAVLLAGCAPGSSGSGSDTSKVTASKTVESGKYTLTVWDQNNTGDIDTAQKKLNAEFEKKYPDITIKRNSQSFSDLKTTLKLALSGNNPPDVVQANQGYPDMGAFVSGGMLTPLNDYSSLYGWDHYFPSNLLALNTFSSDGKHWQTGNLYGVSNTGEFVGVYYNKKILSSLGVEAPKSLDDLTAAMAKAKAAGIQPMAYGDLEKVRGIQLYGVVQAATAGAKAVQNLVSAKAGAWTDKANVDAATTIQDWAQKGYLPADANGISQDAAVADFGKGKAAFVIDGTWDMSTIGQALGQSNAGMVALTPAGASAPVTQGGEGLAWAITSKSAHPNAAAAYIDFISGKSSAQAMIDASSLPTVLPADHTSEAGTLNASVYDQYTSLTAGKSIVPYLDYTTPTFYTTLTAAMQDLTAQKTSPQQFTQTLQTDYSGFVSGNK, from the coding sequence ATGAAGAAGCAGTTCACCGCGATTGCGGTCGGCGCGCTCACTGCGGCGACCGCGGTGCTCCTGGCCGGGTGCGCGCCGGGGTCGTCCGGGTCCGGCTCGGACACCTCGAAGGTCACGGCGTCCAAGACCGTGGAGTCCGGGAAGTACACGCTGACCGTCTGGGATCAGAACAACACGGGTGACATCGACACCGCCCAGAAGAAGCTCAACGCGGAGTTCGAGAAGAAGTACCCGGACATCACGATCAAGCGCAACAGCCAGTCGTTCTCCGACCTGAAGACGACGCTGAAGCTCGCCCTCTCCGGCAACAACCCGCCGGACGTCGTGCAGGCCAACCAGGGCTACCCCGACATGGGGGCGTTCGTCTCCGGCGGGATGCTCACCCCGCTGAACGACTACTCGTCGCTGTACGGCTGGGACCACTACTTCCCCTCGAACCTGCTGGCGCTCAACACCTTCAGCTCGGACGGCAAGCACTGGCAGACCGGCAACCTCTACGGCGTCTCCAACACCGGCGAGTTCGTCGGTGTCTACTACAACAAGAAGATCCTGAGCAGCCTCGGAGTGGAGGCGCCCAAGAGCCTCGACGACCTGACCGCCGCCATGGCGAAGGCGAAGGCCGCCGGCATCCAGCCGATGGCGTACGGCGACCTCGAGAAAGTGCGCGGCATCCAGCTCTACGGCGTGGTCCAGGCCGCGACCGCCGGAGCCAAGGCCGTGCAGAACCTGGTCTCCGCCAAGGCGGGAGCGTGGACTGATAAGGCGAACGTCGACGCCGCGACGACGATCCAGGACTGGGCGCAGAAGGGCTACCTGCCCGCCGACGCCAACGGGATCTCCCAGGACGCGGCGGTCGCCGATTTCGGCAAGGGGAAGGCGGCGTTCGTCATCGACGGCACGTGGGACATGTCCACGATCGGGCAGGCTCTCGGCCAGTCCAACGCCGGGATGGTGGCGCTCACACCGGCCGGGGCGTCCGCACCGGTGACCCAGGGCGGCGAGGGCCTGGCGTGGGCGATCACATCGAAGTCCGCACACCCCAACGCGGCGGCGGCCTACATCGACTTCATCTCCGGCAAGTCCAGTGCTCAGGCGATGATCGACGCGAGCAGCCTCCCGACCGTCCTGCCGGCCGATCACACGTCCGAGGCCGGGACGCTGAACGCGAGCGTCTACGACCAGTACACGTCGCTGACCGCGGGCAAGAGCATCGTGCCGTACCTCGACTACACGACGCCGACGTTCTACACGACGCTGACCGCGGCCATGCAGGACCTCACCGCCCAGAAGACCTCCCCGCAGCAGTTCACCCAGACGCTGCAGACCGACTATTCGGGCTTCGTCTCCGGAAACAAGTAA